A section of the Girardinichthys multiradiatus isolate DD_20200921_A chromosome 5, DD_fGirMul_XY1, whole genome shotgun sequence genome encodes:
- the lap3 gene encoding cytosol aminopeptidase, with protein MLVVRKAVQMAVRKHLSRSFSASRTHLQERKGLVLGVFEKEAEEGGLHLTEAAARFDQSLSGKLSDLLKIAAPVLKKGKSRIFYGIHQDFPCVAVVGLGKDNEGVCGAENWDTKKENIRHAVSVGCKILQELEVNHVEVDDCGDAKSAAEGAVLGLFCYDQLKSKKKTRVTTQLHGSADVDDWKQGVVYAEGQNLARFLMEAPANHITPTAFANTIEEKVAPYADRVTVNKRPKAWIEEQQMGAFLSVTRGSEEPPVFLELYYNGCPDKKQLPLMLVGKGITFDSGGISLKPSQSMDAMRADMGGAATVCASIVTAAALKLPVNIIGLAPLCENMPSGKATKPGDVVTAKNGKTVQVDNTDAEGRLVLADALCYGHTFNPRAIVNVATLTGAMDVALGSAATGVFTNSDWLWEQLHKASVVTGDRVWRMPLFQHYSKQVTDCQLADLNNVGKYSRSGGACTAAAFLKEFVTAPHWAHLDIAGVMSNKDEVPYLRKGMSGRPTRTLVEFAAGLAHSG; from the exons ATGCTTGTTGTGAGGAAAGCTGTGCAGATGGCGGTGAGGAAGCACCTCTCCAGGTCATTTTCTGCCTCCCGGACTCATCTACAGGAGAGAAAA GGTCTGGTCCTGGGAGTGTTTgagaaggaggcagaggagggaGGTCTTCATCTGACAGAGGCTGCAGCCAGGTTTGATCAGTCTCTGTCCGGAAAGCTCTCAGATCTGCTGAAAAT TGCTGCACCTGTTCTCAAGAAAGGCAAAAGCAGGATATTCTATGGAATTCACCAG GACTTCCCTTGTGTGGCAGTAGTCGGGTTGGGCAAGGACAATGAAGGCGTTTGTGGGGCTGAAAACTGGGACACCAAGAAGGAGAACATCAGACACGCTGTGTCAG TTGGCTGTAAGATTCTTCAGGAGCTGGAGGTGAATCACGTTGAGGTGGACGACTGCGGTGACGCCAAGTCGGCTGCAGAAGGCGCTGTTCTGGGATTGTTTTGCTACGACCAACTAAAGTCCAAGAAGAAAACCAGAGTAACCACACAGTTGCATGGAAG CGCTGATGTGGACGACTGGAAGCAAGGTGTCGTTTATGCAGAAGGTCAGAACCTAGCCCGCTTTCTCATGGAGGCTCCAGCCAATCACATCACTCCGACTGCTTTCGCCAACACCATTGAAGAGAAAGTCGCTCCATACGCTGACCGAGTTACCGTGAATAAACG ACCAAAGGCTTGGATTGAGGAGCAACAGATGGGAGCCTTTCTCAGCGTGACGAGGGGTTCAGAGGAGCCCCCTGTCTTCCTGGAGCTGTACTACAACGGCTGCCCTGACAAGAAGCAGCTACCATTGATGCTGGTGGGCAAAGGCATCACATTTGACAG CGGTGGCATCTCTCTGAAGCCATCTCAGTCCATGGACGCGATGCGAGCCGATATGGGTGGAGCTGCCACTGTTTGCGCCTCCATCGTCacagcagcagctctgaaaCTCCCGGTGAACATAATCG GTCTGGCCCCATTGTGTGAGAACATGCCCAGTGGAAAGGCCACCAAACCTGGTGATGTTGTCACAGCCAAGAACGGGAAAACAGTCCAG GTGGATAATACAGACGCAGAGGGCAGACTGGTCCTCGCTGATGCTCTCTGTTATGGACATACATTTAACCCCAGAGCTATTGTCAATGTTGCTACGCTAACTG GTGCCATGGATGTAGCTCTGGGCTCAGCAGCAACAGGAGTGTTTACAAATTCGGATTGGCTCTGGGAGCAGCTGCACAAG GCCAGTGTTGTGACAGGTGACAGAGTTTGGAGGATGCCTCTGTTCCAACATTACTCCAAGCAGGTTACTGACTGCCAGCTAGCCGACCTCAACAACGTCGGCAAGTACAGCCG tTCTGGTGGCGCGTGCACAGCAGCTGCTTTCCTCAAGGAGTTCGTCACAGCTCCTCACTGGGCTCATCTGGACATTGCTGGTGTGATGAGTAACAAAGACGAAGTTCCCTACCTGAGGAAAGGCATGTCTGGAAGGCCGACACGTACACTGGTGGAGTTTGCTGCTGGGTTGGCCCACAGTGGCTGA
- the med28 gene encoding mediator of RNA polymerase II transcription subunit 28 — translation MRVTQRKMASSINGIFPGQQPPGANPVGVPPGPAQPSFPGTVPRVQGSNTLVDELEASFEACFSSLVSQDYVNGTDQEEIRTGVDQCIQKFLDVARQTECFFLQKRLQLSVQKPEQVLKEDVSDLRNELQRKEMLVQKHLAKLHHWQQVLEDVSGQHRKPTDLPPPGPLAFLEQASASLPPAPLKPS, via the exons ATGCGCGTAACCCAGAGAAAGATGGCCTCGTCCATCAATGGTATTTTTCCAGGCCAGCAGCCGCCCGGTGCTAATCCCGTTGGGGTTCCTCCTGGACCGGCTCAACCGAGCTTTCCCGGTACCGTTCCTCGGGTTCAGGGAAGCAATACCCTGGTCGACGAACTGGAGGCTTCCTTCGAG gcctgcttttcatcactAGTAAGTCAAGACTATGTCAACGGCACAGATCAGGAGGAGATAAGGACTG GTGTGGACCAGTGCATCCAGAAGTTCCTGGATGTGGCTCGACAGACGGAGTGTTTCTTCTTACAGAAGAGGCTTCAGCTGTCTGTGCAGAAACCAGAGCAGGTGTTGAAAGAG GATGTGTCAGACCTGCGTAATGAGCTACAGAGGAAAGAAATGCTGGTTCAGAAGCATTTGGCCAAGCTGCACCACTGGCAACAAGTACTGGAGGATGTGAGCGGTCAGCATCGTAAGCCCACAGACCTTCCCCCTCCAGGACCGCTGGCCTTTCTGGAACAGGCCTCAGCTAGTCTGCCCCCTGCTCCTTTAAAACCAAGCTAG